The segment TTCAGTGGAGTCCTGCTGGTCGCTGTCAGTGGACTCTTCTTTGGTTTCCCGTGAGTCTCCCACACAAGCCGGCAGGTTTCTTACAGAGTCAGAAAGGAAGACAGATCATGAGAGTCCGGACAGGGGAAGTGCAGAAGAGGCGTCAGGGAAGGGAGGATATTCTAGGCAGTGGGAACcaatgtgcaaaggcacagaggcatagAGTGCTTGGTGCCTTTGGGAGCTGTTGGTGGCTAGGAGTATTGGGTGACATTTGGTGGAGCCTCTCTGGGTCTGTCACCGCCCTGGCTATTTAGAGCAGGCTTTGAGGTCTGTGAGTCCGGACCAGGTGGAGTGAGTCCCGCGCGGAGCTTTGGGACTCCAGGGTCAGCGCTGAGTCCTGCTCTGGTCTCAGTTGCAGATGGCTGgcccagaatggggagtgggcctTTCCTGTTGTCACAGGACCCCTCTTCGTCCTCACCTTCGGCATTCTCATGTTTCTAAACATCTCCGACCCTGGTATCTTGCACCAAGGTGAGCTCTCGGGCCCCTGGGAGAAGGAGGTAGCACCCTAAAGGGTCCTGCGTGCAGGGAAGATTCCTAAAGTGCTCCTCCCTTGTCCCCTCCTCGGGCCTCAAGACCCCGTCACCCCACATCCCCTTCACTTGGGCCCTGCTTCTGTTGCTTCATTTCCCAAGCCACCGAGATGCGGTACAACAGGATTCTGGAGGCTTTCCAGTTGCCTTGGAGGCAGAGCCAGGGCAGGCTGGGAAGAGAAGccagctcttggcaaccactcagttgtgtcttcttccttcccactgcACACACTCCTTACATCACTGACAGTTCCAAAGGCCTGCGTTCTCACAGAAGTCCTCTGGCTGGACGTCTACCTTCCCTTGGACTGCCAGCCTCTCTGAGTTTGGTCAGCTTCCTCAGTGCGGACTAGGATTCCCCTGCACACCTCCTTGCCTAGGCCAGTGATGCTGCGGGGCGGCCCTCACCCCGGCAGCAGCAGTGTGACGAAGGGCTCCTGCCGCTGCCCAATCCTCTTCCCATGCCAGGCTCCAACGAACAGGGCCCCAGGACGGTGCGTGTGGTTTGGGCGAAGCATATAGCCTTCCGCCTGCAGTGGTGCCCACAGTGCTGCTTCCACCGCCCGCCGCGGACCTACCACTGCCCCTGGTGCAACATCTGTGTGGAGGTGAGCGCCCCTCTCATCTGCCCCCTTCTGGCCCACACCCCCACCCGCTCTGCACCTGCCTGGGACCAGGAGGCCCACTTGCACAGGGGACCAGTAGCAGACCTCAAACCACTTCCGGGACTGCTAAGGCCAAGGGTGGCAGTAACTCCCAGCCACTCTTGGTCACTCATGCAGctcactgcctccctgcctgcacctgtcctgggaggctggcccCTGCCGACCCAGGTGCTGACATGCCCAGGAGCATCGACATCTATGCTGAGCCTGGTCAGGCCAGGGGGAGGAAAGGCACCCCTGTCCTATCCCAGGGCTGGCTGACACTAGATGCCCAAGGGCCCCACGGCTGGCTGTAGGCCTGGCCCGGGGAGCTTGACCTGTCCTCTTCTGGTGTCCAGAACgctgccccctctccctctcgCTCAGGACTTCGACCACCACTGCAGGTGGGTGAACAATTGCATAGGTCACCGGAACTTGGGCTTGTTCATCCTGCTCCTCCTGTGCCTATGCTTGTACTTGGGCTCCATGCTTGTCACCTGCATGGTCTTCCTCCTGCGCACCACCCACCTGCCCTTCTCCATTGACAAGGTCATCGCGTATCCACCAGGCTGCAGGGTCCACTTGGCGAGCTGTGGCTAGGGCGAGGACAGCCGAAGGGCGGGGTCCCGGGGGCGGGCGAGTGGTGGGCGGGGTTAGAGAGAAACCCCCTGGGGAGGACCAGTCTGGACCAGGGGAGGGTGGTAGGGTCCAGGCGATGGGTGGGGCTAGGAGGCACTGCGGTGCGTGGGCAATCTAGCGGGGTCTTGGATGGAGGACGCTGAGGGCGGCACGGAGACCAGGTCGGCAGGGTGGGGTGAGGTTTACCAGGGgttggtgggtggggagaggatggacTGGCTGGTCGTGCGCGGGTCTGTCAGGGCCGGAGTCGGGGTGAGGGTCCGGGCCCGGGAGGTCCATTGTGGGCACAGCTCCTTAGCTCGTGGGCAGCATCGTCGTAGTGGTCCCCGCTGCCGGCTTCCTGGTGCCTCTCTTGGTGCTTCTGCTGATGAAGGCCAGGTCGATGAGCACCGCCCAGCGCTCCTACGAGGACAAGGTACGCGGGTCTCCGGGGGCGCCACGAAAGCGGTCTCTGGGCGGTCACCTTGGGCCTTCAGGACCTCCACACTTTCCGCCCTTTCTCCCCCGCCCTGGTCCTCATGGCCTGACCTCCCTTGAAGGTGCCTCGTGAGGCCTTGAGGCCCAGATTCAGCTCAGATCTCACCTCCTCTAGGGGCTCggggctccctctccctcccaggtgCACTGCGTCGAGGGCCTAGTGAGTGCTAGGCTGCGCATCCGTTATTTTGAAGGCCGGGCATGGAGGTGAGGGAGGCCCCATCCTGCGCTCCTGTTGATAAGGCCCCTGAAGTCAGAGAATCTCCCGCCCTTCGCCCGTGCACATTGagagaggggcctgccctgtgctgtGCAGCGCAGCGCAGActcagagggaatggagagttcAGAGAGGACCGCGGTGTAGAGGGTTTGGGGGCAGAAGGCAGAGCGAAGGGCGTTGCAGGTGAGGGGCACAGCTTGCAAAAAGGCAGGGAAGCCGGAAAGTTTGTGGAATGTTGAGGATGCTGAGGGGACAGTTGTAATTGGAGCAGAAAGTGGATGGGAAATCAAGTGGACTGCTGGGCTCGGGCCAGATGGAAAAGGCAcgaaagtcagctggagccttctCTTGGTGCGGTGGAAACCTGGAAGGCAggacaggttttgtttttttatttaacatggagtaaaattcaccaatttttaggttttgacaaatgcatacagtccTGCAACCACTTCCATCATTAAGatttagaacagttccatcaccccccacaATTCTCTGAAGCCCCTTTTGTAGTGGGTTTCTCCCCATACTtgttgcccctggcaaccactgatttgtctTCTATCCCTCTTGTCTTTCCTTGTCCAGAGTCTCGTGTGGATGAAATcatagccttttgagtctggtgtcttgcacttagcataatgcatttgagattcctcCACATTGCTGCCCGTAGgagttctttcctcctttctcttgctgTGTACTATTCCctcatatggatgtaccacagcttaCTTATCCATTTGCCAACggaaggatatttgggttgtttctgggtTTTGGTGATCATAAAGAAAGTggctataaacattcgtgtacagGCATGGgaagataagttttcatttctttgagtcaATTCTTAAGAGTGGCATTGCTGGGTTAGACAGTAACTGAatgtttaacttgataagaaagtgccaaattgtcttccaaaatggctgtacccttttgcattcccacaagcagtgcatgggaaaTCCAGTTGCTTCTGCATCCTCATTAACATTTGGCATTGtcacctttttttgttttctgattttccgTTGTAGCTAGTCTAAGAaacgtgtagtggtatctcattgtggtttgaatttgcatctTCCTAGTGACTAAtgctgttgagcatcctttcatgttcttatttgccatctgtatatctttgattAAATGTCTGTTCCAATCGTTTGCCCATTCAAAAAATTATGTTGTCTTCTTAGTATTAGATTTAAAGAgttctttctatctgctagattcaGCTACGTGTTTTGCAGTCTTTTCACAGCCTTTGACCTTATTTTCTTGCCAGTATTTGTCCAAGATCAGAAGTGTTCAATTTGGATCAAGAgcgttttcagttttgtcttcaaTGGCTTGTGTTTTGGTGTTgtaattaagaaatctttgcctaaaccGAGGTCaccaagattttctcctatgttttcttctagaagctttatagttttaggttttctcTTTAGGCCTCCTATTCATTTTGGGTTAAATTTTGGATATGAAGCAGGGTATGAGTCAAGACTTATAGTTTTGCGTGTGGGTTGTTCCAagagcatttgttgaaaagacagtccTTTTTCTGTTGAGTTGTCTTTGCACATtcctcaaaaatcaattgactatatagatgtgggtgtatttctgaactgtctcttttgtTGCCACTACCACACTGTCTTCACTGGTAGCTTTCTATGAAGTCTTGAAATGACACAATGTGacatctccaactttgttctttttttcagagtTCTTGTGGCTATCCTAGTTCCTTTGATTCTCCATATAAAttaagaatcagcttgtcaattgctAGAACTaagtttgctgagattttcacttggattgcattgaacctatagacCGCTTTGGAAAATGGACCTTTTAACAGTATTGATCTTTTAATCCACGAAAATGGGATACCTCTCCATATTCAGGTCTTCTTTGATGTCTTTCCTTAGTgttgtgtagttttcagcatatacagCTTGCATACCTTGTGTTAGATGTTTTCTaagtatttccttgttttttgtgcTCTTATAAATTTTTTGCAAAATTGAATTTACATTTGCTTATTATTGTTAGAAAATACAGTGGACTTTTGTATGTTTGTCTCGGATCTTGGAATTTTTCTGGATTGACTTATAAGTTCTAGTAGCCTTTTTGTTGATTCTACCTCAAaattcatgtcatctgtgaataaggaCAGTTTCATTTCCCCCTTTCCAGCGTGtctggctttatttctttttcttgtcttcctgcactgtCTCGGCCCTCTGCTACAGTGGCAGGTGGAGTGGTAAAAGTGGAGATCCTTGCCGTGGGTTTCCTTCAGCAGGACAGGGACTTGAGTAAAGGCTTTTTTAGGAAGACTGTAGTGGGCCACAGTgatgagggaggggctggagacacCGAGGCAGCTGAAAGGACAGAGGAGCCCTCTGTGCCCACCTCCTCCCATCCTTCCCATCACCACTCCATCGCTCCCCCCGTATTTGGTTCACAGCTCCCGTGTGACGCCTCTGCTCATCCCTTCCTCATCAGCCCCCTGTTGTCTGCAtgccttctctctccatcctcagTCCATCATTTCAGCCTCTCTTGGGCAGCACTGTCCCTTCCCACATCCTATGGTTCTTCAGCCTCGGGTCGGGACCTAACCCTGCGCCCCCTGCTCTGCTCCGCATGGGGTTCTTCTAGTCCGGGGTCTCCACCCTTAAGAAGCCCGACTGGGGTCTGCACTCTGTGATTCACCAGGCAGGGCTCTTTCCCATCACCTGCAGATCCCATTTCAGGCATCCTTCACACACCTCCACTTCGTTCCCTTCCCGCCTGCATCGCCTGACCGCAGCTTCTGCTGGGGCCACTTGCTTAGTGGTTCATAGtaagggctctggagccagaccatgTAAATTCACTTGCCAGCTCCACAACATGCCAACATGGAGATCTTAGGAGTACTGCTTGGCCACCTggtgcctctgtttccccatctgtaaaaggaggccGCATGGGTTAATATGTGTAAGACACATAGCACAACGGCTGGTACAAGTAAGTGTCCTagactttgttgttgttattattaccgtTCCTTGGCATCATCATTGCCATGTCTTCATGTCTCTCTCATCTTACAAACAAAGCAAATCTCCGTTAACGTCACAGGCCTCCACTCCAACTGTCATACTCTCCCCTCGGCACAGCCGGAGTTTCTGACAGAGTTGGCTGTGCTCACTAGCATCGTTCTTCACCTTCCTCATCCCACTTTAGCCTCTGTCCTCACTGTCACGGTGATGCTGCGCTCTCCACGAGGCCACAGCCAGCGGGCAGTCCTCAGACTGATCTTTCCTGGCCGCACACAGCCCCATGGGGAACGGAACGCAGCTGCCATGGGCCCTGCCCCAGGCTCTCGGGGTCCCGCTCCCTCTGCTCACCTGGCTGATGCTCCTCGGCCTGCACCGTGGAGTCTTGCCCTAGGCTGCCTGCTCTTCCCGCTGatcccctctccctgctgctcTGCCACCCCCAGCTGCCCTCTCCACCCTGAAAGTTACGACTGGCTTTGTTGTTCATGGTGTGTCCTCTGTCCCCAGCGCAGTGCCCGGAACATTGTTGAAGCATCAACATATTTATGAGCAAAGAGTGAACCTGCAGACAAAGGAATGCATGCGGCtttgggaggaagagaaagaaagagagagagagagagagagagagagggagagagagagagagagaagcctgaTGCCATAAACCCTGGGGAAGAACCGAGAGAGCAGAGGCAGCAGGGAGTTGGGCAGGAGACAGGACAAGAAGACGCCCACTTTGCTCTGGGCCTGTGGAGGGTGAGGGCGTTGGAGACTCCCAATGGGAGCAGGAGACCCGGGTCTGGAGCCAGTGAGAGGGGACAGTGTGTGAAGCTGAGAGCTGCTGGCTTCCGTTCCCAGCTGAGAGGGGCCATGTGGGGGAGCACGGTGCTCTGCTGTATTAGTCAGTTCTTACAAATTCCTTCAACAGCTATCATTCCTTGAAGCACTGAATAATCAGCATTTTCCTATGCTCCATGTACATCTcatgaatgaaaatatatttctctaaatttgaaattttgaatgTAAATTTAATCAAAGTCTTTTAAGCTTTTAGTTTCCCTTAAATGCTTTAAACACCCTAAAGGACGCAGAACTCAAACTCTCACAATGGTTGGTGTTGGTTTTGGCCACAATGGGGCATTCTGGAGCTGTCTTGACTTttcctcccccagggctcagctgcCCTGCCTGGGGTCCTGGTTCATTTTGGTGGAGAATAGTGTTGAAGATCAACGTCTTTGTGACAGGGGCATGGGACACAGGAGAGCTGGTGGTGGGCAGATGTGCTCCTGGGCCCCTTTCGGTCGTGACCAGCACTTTGTAGCTAGGGCGCTTGAAGTCGGGGTGAGAGTCGGCCtgcgctggggaggaggaggggatgagGCTGGTGGGTGGAGGGCGGGGAGGACGAGAGCTGGGTCAAGTGTGTCCAGGAGAGGACTTGAACTTTCGTCTTGACCTTTACTGCACTAGGCGCTCAGGACTTTGA is part of the Diceros bicornis minor isolate mBicDic1 chromosome 15, mDicBic1.mat.cur, whole genome shotgun sequence genome and harbors:
- the LOC131414832 gene encoding palmitoyltransferase ZDHHC19-like, whose amino-acid sequence is MRLWEDGMPLTKGRHPPPQVPIPWLVPSLLAAFSGVLLVAVSGLFFGFPCRWLAQNGEWAFPVVTGPLFVLTFGILMFLNISDPGILHQGSNEQGPRTVRVVWAKHIAFRLQWCPQCCFHRPPRTYHCPWCNICVEDFDHHCRWVNNCIGHRNLGLFILLLLCLCLYLGSMLVTCMVFLLRTTHLPFSIDKVIAIVVVVPAAGFLVPLLVLLLMKARSMSTAQRSYEDKYQYLHGHNPFDLGCGKNWYWTLCAALGPKYMSEAVGLQRVVGPDWVPTRNLHFPTCPSMPIPEALPGLGSGRQVQPLDLYQAGEDPPGSGAAAALQEATFNLKLNV